Part of the Spirochaeta cellobiosiphila DSM 17781 genome, TGTTCCACACTAATGCCACTTTAGATAAATCACCCCAATTATCAACAATACAAATCAGTTATCAGGAAGATTTGCCTCCAGCACCACCATTAGGCTTAGTAGCTAAACCAGGTAATAGCTCAGTTAAACTTAACTGGAAAGAAGTAACAGAATCAGATATAGCGGGTTATTACATCTATTATGGTGATTCGAAGGGGGAATACTGGGGAACTGAAGCTAATGAAGGAGATTCTCCGATCGATGTAGGCAATATTACCAATTTTGAATTAAGTGGATTACAAAACGATAAATTATACTTTTTTACGGTCGTAGCCTATGATAAAGCAAATCCTCCCCATGAGAGCCAATTTTCAATAGAGGTTCAAGCACGACCAGAAAGGAAATATAATGAATAGTGAGAATAAGGAATTACGGATTTTATTCTCAAGGGCTATCAATTCATATAAAATGTCCGATTTCAATCAAAGTCTTCTTTTGTTAAATGATGTCCTTAAAATACAAAAAGACCTTCCCCAGGCCCATCTATTATTAGGAAATATCCACTCTCAAAACAATCAATTTAATGAAGCTATTAAGTATTTTAGAAACGCATTGAATTACAAAGATGACTATTATGAGGCATATAATAATTTAGGGGTAGCATTAAGAAATTCTGGACAAATAGAAGAAGCACAAAAAGTTCTATGGCAAGCTAATACATTAGCTCCTCATAGAGTAGATATACTTTATAACCTAGCGAACATGTGTAAAGATGAAAAAGATTGGAATACGGCAGAAAATTTATACCAAAAAGTGATTCATGAAAATCCTAACTTCATTGGTGCCTATATCAATTTGGGAACTATTTATGAAAATAAAGCAGAAATACTGAAAGCAGAAGAAATATATAAAAAGGGACTCAAGTTTGATCCTAATAATATTAAAATTTTATATAATCTTGCTGTTATTAATCAAAACAAAGGAGATCTAACTGATGCGTTATCTTACATTGATGATGTTATATCAATATCCCCAAGTTGGTTAGCAGCTCAAAATAACCGTGGTGTTATATTAGAACAGTTAGATAGAAATGAAGAATCAAAAGCTCTTTTTGAGAAACTAAACAATAATTATCCTAATAATGCAGAAATTAATAATAATCTAGGCATATTAGCAATGAAGGCTAATGATTTTGAAACTGCTATAACATTTTTAAAAAAAGCTGTTAGCCTAAATCAAAATTATGATTTAGCTGATTACAACTTGGTTAAAGCCTATATACGTAGTGGAGATTATAAGAACTGCTTAGAAAAAATATCAGAGTTAGAGAAGAAAGATGATAAAAATCTGGACCTTAATAAATATAAAATCGAATCGTATATAGGACTGAAACAATTTGCAAAAGCAGAATCTATACTAGCTAAAGAATTAGAAATAAATAAAAATGATACTTTTCTAAAACATTTACTTACTAGATTATATATAGAAAAAGGGGTACCTCAAAAAGCTCTTGAATTGATTGATTCAATACTAATGGAATCACCTTATGATACGAATTTGATATTTGATAAAATCTCTATTCTGGAACAACAAGAAGATTATGATTCAGCTAAAGATATCTTGAATGAACTAATTTTACATACACCCGAAAATGAAGAAGCTATTATCAGGCTAAGCAAAATATATTCGACTCATGGTGAAGAAAATAAGGCCATTACCCTCTTAGAGGAACATAAAAACAACTCGAGAAATCATAAAATTTTATCTGAGTTATCA contains:
- a CDS encoding tetratricopeptide repeat protein, with amino-acid sequence MSDFNQSLLLLNDVLKIQKDLPQAHLLLGNIHSQNNQFNEAIKYFRNALNYKDDYYEAYNNLGVALRNSGQIEEAQKVLWQANTLAPHRVDILYNLANMCKDEKDWNTAENLYQKVIHENPNFIGAYINLGTIYENKAEILKAEEIYKKGLKFDPNNIKILYNLAVINQNKGDLTDALSYIDDVISISPSWLAAQNNRGVILEQLDRNEESKALFEKLNNNYPNNAEINNNLGILAMKANDFETAITFLKKAVSLNQNYDLADYNLVKAYIRSGDYKNCLEKISELEKKDDKNLDLNKYKIESYIGLKQFAKAESILAKELEINKNDTFLKHLLTRLYIEKGVPQKALELIDSILMESPYDTNLIFDKISILEQQEDYDSAKDILNELILHTPENEEAIIRLSKIYSTHGEENKAITLLEEHKNNSRNHKILSELSKLYNDIGDQSRSMMTAHDLFNIQVNDKEKQNLDSIVQSLELYEQAGDTYWQNKYKNSQIRTVEDFSDNTNISYEERVNEDYLLAEEPWEDESLTDLGDLYPTIALREDTEIVKITEEEENDPPLEEEEINIPQAGSVPQAGSVPQAGSVPQAG